A region from the Curtobacterium sp. MCBA15_012 genome encodes:
- a CDS encoding RsmD family RNA methyltransferase, producing MTRIIAGAAGSTTLRVPKSGTRPTSDRVREALFSSLEARGLVDDAAVADLYAGTGALGLEAASRGAVEVVLVDRASAAAQACRANARAVQQRVPGVRIDVHPQPALGFLRGTVRTFDLVFIDPPYDVTEHEIAEVLEALVPRLTAGAVVVVERSKRSPEPAWPAGLAPFSKRSYGETVAWEAVTPS from the coding sequence GCCGGTTCCACGACGCTCCGTGTGCCGAAGTCCGGCACCCGACCGACGAGCGACCGGGTGCGCGAGGCGCTCTTCTCGTCGCTGGAGGCGCGTGGCCTGGTGGACGACGCGGCGGTCGCGGACCTGTACGCGGGGACCGGGGCGCTCGGCCTCGAGGCGGCGTCCCGGGGGGCCGTCGAGGTCGTCCTGGTGGACCGGGCGTCGGCGGCGGCGCAGGCCTGCCGGGCGAACGCGCGGGCCGTGCAGCAGCGCGTGCCGGGCGTGCGCATCGACGTGCACCCGCAGCCCGCGCTCGGGTTCCTGCGCGGCACCGTGCGGACGTTCGACCTGGTGTTCATCGACCCGCCGTACGACGTCACGGAGCACGAGATCGCGGAGGTCCTCGAGGCCCTGGTGCCGCGCCTGACCGCGGGTGCGGTCGTCGTCGTGGAGCGGAGCAAGCGGTCGCCCGAGCCGGCGTGGCCCGCGGGGCTCGCGCCGTTCAGCAAGCGGAGCTACGGCGAGACGGTGGCGTGGGAGGCCGTGACGCCGAGCTGA
- the thiL gene encoding thiamine-phosphate kinase, with product MDATQDPWTGPTVGEAGELVVLDRIVRRLPAGTPELGPGDDCAVVAAPDGRFVVTTDMMVHGPDFRWAWSSPEDVGWKAAATNLSDVAAMGAVPTGLVMALAAPQDTPVAVLESFADGVRAAVDALAPGCGVVGGDLSTSATFTVSVTAFGDPGGTTPVLRSGARPGDVLAVSGELGRAARGLARLFRDGVDARGEPSRAATVSSGADSDPDVGRQRRPVPPIADGPAAARAGATAMLDLSDGLAIDAGRLARASGVTLAFDVDAVPDGVALHGGEDHGLLATFPAGTALPGGFRRVGAVLERGAHDLVRGGAPVPTTGWDPYADWDGAAG from the coding sequence GTGGACGCGACGCAGGACCCCTGGACCGGACCGACCGTGGGCGAGGCCGGCGAGCTCGTGGTCCTCGACCGCATCGTCCGACGCCTGCCCGCGGGGACGCCCGAGCTCGGCCCCGGCGACGACTGCGCGGTCGTCGCGGCCCCCGACGGCCGGTTCGTCGTGACGACCGACATGATGGTGCACGGCCCGGACTTCCGCTGGGCGTGGTCGTCGCCCGAGGACGTCGGCTGGAAGGCCGCCGCGACGAACCTCTCCGACGTCGCCGCGATGGGCGCGGTGCCCACCGGGCTCGTGATGGCCCTCGCCGCGCCGCAGGACACCCCGGTGGCCGTCCTCGAGTCCTTCGCCGACGGGGTCCGCGCCGCCGTCGACGCACTCGCACCCGGCTGCGGCGTCGTCGGTGGTGACCTCAGCACGTCGGCCACCTTCACCGTCTCGGTCACCGCGTTCGGTGATCCTGGCGGCACCACGCCGGTGCTCCGTTCGGGCGCGCGCCCCGGCGACGTCCTCGCGGTCTCCGGCGAGCTCGGTCGTGCGGCGCGCGGCCTCGCCCGGTTGTTCCGTGACGGCGTCGACGCACGCGGCGAACCGTCCCGCGCCGCGACGGTGTCGAGCGGCGCGGACTCCGATCCGGACGTCGGCCGGCAGCGCCGACCCGTCCCACCGATCGCCGACGGACCGGCAGCCGCGCGAGCCGGGGCGACGGCGATGCTCGACCTCAGCGACGGCCTCGCGATCGACGCCGGACGCCTGGCCCGGGCGAGCGGGGTCACCCTCGCGTTCGACGTGGACGCGGTGCCGGACGGCGTCGCGCTGCACGGCGGCGAGGACCACGGACTCCTGGCGACGTTCCCCGCCGGCACGGCGCTCCCGGGGGGCTTCCGGCGGGTCGGAGCGGTCCTCGAGCGGGGCGCGCACGACCTCGTCCGCGGGGGCGCGCCCGTCCCGACCACCGGCTGGGACCCCTACGCCGACTGGGACGGCGCCGCCGGCTGA
- a CDS encoding DUF3515 family protein — MDTVRRPLRWTAITGVLLALAAGLTGCTNAVAMSPAPSADDAACAAVQVRLPATVDTKYALRETTAQSTAAWGDPEAAVYHCGVAVPTVSDLPCFAQGGVDWIRDDRGAQIVYTTFGRSPAVQVVIDTKRTTSQVVQDLTDAVSTLPKDGHECLDPSQVQG, encoded by the coding sequence ATGGACACCGTGCGCCGCCCCCTCCGCTGGACCGCGATCACGGGCGTGCTCCTCGCCCTCGCCGCCGGCCTCACCGGCTGCACGAACGCCGTCGCCATGTCGCCCGCACCGTCCGCCGACGACGCCGCGTGCGCCGCCGTGCAGGTCCGGCTGCCGGCCACGGTCGACACGAAGTACGCGCTCCGCGAGACGACCGCGCAGTCCACCGCGGCCTGGGGCGACCCCGAGGCCGCGGTCTACCACTGCGGCGTCGCCGTGCCGACGGTCTCCGACCTGCCGTGCTTCGCCCAGGGTGGAGTGGACTGGATCCGGGACGACCGCGGAGCGCAGATCGTCTACACGACGTTCGGTCGGTCCCCCGCGGTGCAGGTCGTCATCGACACGAAGCGCACGACCTCGCAGGTGGTGCAGGACCTCACCGACGCCGTGTCCACCCTGCCGAAGGACGGGCACGAGTGCCTCGACCCGTCCCAGGTACAGGGCTGA
- a CDS encoding D-alanine--D-alanine ligase family protein has product MPTIAPAPTTVAVLFGGRSSEHEISCVTAGGIMDVVDRSAYDVVPIGITAEGAFTLQTDDPAQWALRDGVLPTVPDNGTRVAFPTSPATNELVVSHPDGTVTTIAVDVVFPILHGPFGEDGTIQGLLEIAGLPYVGDGVLASALAMDKHTAKAVLEHAGLRVAPWTTVLRREWATDPVDVAEAVAAHGWPLFVKPARAGSSMGVSRVDEPSQLGAAMDLAFEHDSKVIVEPRVVGREVEVAVLEGRDGVPRTSLPGEIVVAEDGFYDFASKYLGGDEALLCPAPLTEDETDAIRSIGARAFEAIGGAGLARVDCFLTDDGFVVNEVNTMPGFTPLSMYPRCWAASGVSYAELVTELIELGRAAVR; this is encoded by the coding sequence ATGCCCACGATCGCCCCCGCGCCCACCACCGTCGCCGTGCTCTTCGGCGGTCGGTCCAGTGAGCACGAGATCAGCTGCGTGACCGCCGGCGGGATCATGGACGTCGTCGACCGCTCGGCGTACGACGTCGTGCCGATCGGGATCACCGCGGAGGGTGCCTTCACGCTGCAGACCGACGACCCGGCGCAGTGGGCGCTGCGGGACGGTGTCCTGCCGACCGTGCCGGACAACGGCACCCGGGTGGCCTTCCCGACCTCGCCCGCGACGAACGAGCTGGTCGTGTCGCACCCAGACGGCACCGTCACGACCATCGCGGTCGACGTGGTCTTCCCGATCCTGCACGGGCCGTTCGGCGAGGACGGCACGATCCAGGGGCTCCTCGAGATCGCCGGGCTGCCGTACGTCGGCGACGGCGTGCTCGCGAGCGCCCTGGCGATGGACAAGCACACCGCGAAGGCCGTGCTCGAGCACGCCGGGCTCCGGGTCGCCCCCTGGACCACGGTGCTGCGCCGCGAGTGGGCCACCGACCCGGTCGACGTCGCCGAGGCCGTCGCGGCGCACGGGTGGCCGCTCTTCGTGAAGCCGGCGCGGGCCGGGTCGAGCATGGGCGTGTCCCGTGTCGACGAGCCGTCGCAGCTCGGCGCCGCGATGGACCTGGCGTTCGAGCACGACTCGAAGGTCATCGTCGAGCCGCGGGTGGTCGGTCGCGAGGTCGAGGTCGCCGTGCTCGAGGGACGTGACGGCGTCCCGCGCACGAGCCTCCCCGGCGAGATCGTCGTGGCGGAGGACGGCTTCTACGACTTCGCGTCGAAGTACCTCGGCGGCGACGAGGCCCTGCTCTGCCCGGCCCCGCTCACCGAGGACGAGACCGATGCCATCCGCTCGATCGGCGCCCGCGCGTTCGAGGCGATCGGTGGTGCCGGCCTGGCACGGGTCGACTGCTTCCTGACCGACGACGGGTTCGTCGTCAACGAGGTCAACACCATGCCCGGGTTCACCCCGCTGTCGATGTACCCGCGGTGCTGGGCGGCGTCCGGGGTGTCCTACGCCGAGCTCGTCACCGAGCTCATCGAGCTGGGGCGCGCGGCGGTCCGCTGA
- a CDS encoding NAD(P)H-dependent glycerol-3-phosphate dehydrogenase: MQSTDKPRVAVIGAGSWGTTFAKVLAEGGASTVLWARRPEVAREITETKRNSEYLPGINLPRTLTASTSLAAVLDGAEQVYVSVPSQSLRSNLSAIAPLLGDGVPVVSLMKGVEKATGLRMSEVLHEGLGIDRDRIAVASGPNLALEIARRQPTAAVVSSTSIDTATAVAAVATNPYFRSFTNTDVIGTEFGGVLKNLIAVAIGIVDGVGYGENTKASIITRGLAEMTDFAVSLGAQPSTLSGLAGLGDLIATCQSPLSRNNTAGRLLGQGYRFDEVVRQMNQTAEGLASVAPILELAAANGVDMPIVGQVAEVLAGRLDPRNIAPHLTETDEPQGE, from the coding sequence ATGCAGTCGACCGACAAGCCGCGCGTCGCCGTGATCGGTGCCGGCAGCTGGGGCACCACGTTCGCGAAGGTGCTCGCCGAGGGCGGTGCCTCCACCGTGCTGTGGGCACGCCGACCCGAGGTGGCCCGCGAGATCACCGAGACGAAGCGCAACTCCGAGTACCTGCCGGGCATCAACCTGCCGCGCACGCTCACCGCGTCGACGTCCCTCGCCGCGGTGCTCGACGGCGCCGAGCAGGTGTACGTCTCGGTGCCGTCGCAGTCGCTCCGGTCGAACCTCTCCGCGATCGCGCCGCTGCTCGGCGACGGCGTGCCGGTCGTCAGCCTCATGAAGGGCGTCGAGAAGGCGACCGGCCTCCGGATGAGCGAGGTCCTGCACGAGGGCCTCGGCATCGACCGCGACCGGATCGCCGTCGCCAGCGGCCCGAACCTGGCGCTCGAGATCGCCCGTCGGCAGCCCACCGCCGCGGTCGTGTCGTCGACGTCGATCGACACCGCGACCGCAGTCGCCGCGGTCGCCACGAACCCGTACTTCCGCTCCTTCACGAACACCGACGTGATCGGCACCGAGTTCGGCGGGGTGCTCAAGAACCTCATCGCCGTGGCGATCGGCATCGTCGACGGCGTCGGCTACGGCGAGAACACGAAGGCCTCGATCATCACGCGGGGGCTCGCCGAGATGACCGACTTCGCGGTGTCGCTCGGGGCGCAGCCGTCGACGCTGTCCGGGCTCGCCGGGCTGGGCGACCTCATCGCCACGTGCCAGTCGCCGCTGTCGCGGAACAACACCGCCGGGCGGCTGCTCGGCCAGGGGTACCGGTTCGACGAGGTCGTGCGGCAGATGAACCAGACCGCCGAGGGCCTGGCCTCGGTCGCGCCGATCCTCGAGCTCGCGGCGGCGAACGGGGTCGACATGCCCATCGTGGGGCAGGTGGCCGAGGTCCTCGCCGGTAGGCTCGATCCGCGCAACATCGCGCCGCACCTCACCGAGACCGACGAGCCACAGGGCGAGTGA
- a CDS encoding 1-acyl-sn-glycerol-3-phosphate acyltransferase, with the protein MSRSSQGPGDGLEARGASASPVTTGLPTPGRRWRRGELNTAFRITASVVIPVFRFTARYHWHGSKRLPEGGAFVLAPNHFTNIDPLVVGTAVWLSRRAPRFLAKASIFRVPVVGKLMAGMGQIPVERSGRTRLSDPLGGGRSLVEQGGAIIVYPEGTLTRDPDLWPMRGKTGAVRIALENDVPLIPMAHWGTQNIMARYSKKLRLFPPSRVDVIVGDPVDLSAYRGRPLDQKMLLEATDLVMQRITQLLEELRGEPAPATRWDPAANNQKETGRFE; encoded by the coding sequence GTGTCGCGTTCGTCGCAGGGTCCCGGTGACGGCCTGGAGGCGCGGGGCGCGTCCGCCTCGCCGGTCACGACCGGTCTGCCCACGCCGGGGCGCCGGTGGCGCAGGGGCGAGCTGAACACCGCGTTCCGCATCACCGCGTCGGTCGTCATCCCGGTCTTCCGCTTCACCGCGCGCTACCACTGGCACGGGTCGAAGCGGCTGCCCGAGGGCGGCGCCTTCGTGCTCGCGCCGAACCACTTCACGAACATCGACCCGCTCGTGGTGGGCACGGCCGTCTGGCTGTCCCGTCGCGCGCCGCGGTTCCTCGCGAAGGCGTCGATCTTCCGGGTCCCGGTCGTCGGCAAGCTCATGGCCGGCATGGGGCAGATCCCGGTCGAGCGCTCGGGCCGCACGCGCCTGAGCGACCCGCTCGGCGGCGGCCGATCGCTCGTCGAGCAGGGCGGCGCGATCATCGTCTACCCCGAGGGCACGCTCACGCGCGACCCCGACCTGTGGCCGATGCGGGGCAAGACCGGCGCGGTGCGGATCGCCCTCGAGAACGACGTGCCGCTCATCCCGATGGCCCACTGGGGCACCCAGAACATCATGGCGCGGTACTCGAAGAAGCTCCGGCTGTTCCCGCCGTCCCGGGTCGACGTGATCGTCGGCGACCCGGTCGACCTCTCCGCCTACCGGGGGCGTCCGCTCGACCAGAAGATGCTGCTCGAGGCGACCGACCTCGTCATGCAGCGGATCACCCAGCTGCTCGAGGAGCTCCGCGGCGAGCCCGCACCCGCGACGCGGTGGGACCCCGCCGCGAACAACCAGAAGGAGACGGGCCGGTTTGAGTGA
- the murA gene encoding UDP-N-acetylglucosamine 1-carboxyvinyltransferase → MNSLVQDAAAAGARVGLKSDEIVIRGGKPLVGRIEVRGAKNLATKAMVASLLGDTPSILKDVPDISDVKVVRGLLEVHGVRITDPARGELILDPANVESAHFAEIDAHAGSSRIPILFCGPLLHKLGEAFIPDLGGCRIGDRPIDFHLDALRAMGAVVDKQVNGIHLTAPDGLKGAKIELPYPSVGATEQVLLSSVLAEGVTELRNAAIEPEIMDLIAILQKMGAIVTVEPSRTIFIEGVESLRGYTHRAINDRNEAASWASAALATNGDIFVEGADQQDLMTFLNVFRKVGGGFDIQEDGIRFYREREVLRPVVVETDVHPGFMTDWQQPLVVALTQAEGTSVVHETVYENRFGFTDALNEMGADIVVHKEGLPGHDRRVARRPFEQAAVITGPTTLHAANVRVPDLRGGFSHLIAALTAEGESHITNVGIISRGYEHFIPKLRKLGADFDFAG, encoded by the coding sequence GTGAACTCTCTCGTACAGGACGCAGCAGCCGCAGGAGCCCGCGTCGGGCTCAAGTCGGACGAGATCGTGATCCGGGGCGGCAAGCCGCTCGTGGGTCGGATCGAGGTCCGTGGCGCGAAGAACCTCGCGACCAAGGCGATGGTCGCGTCGCTGCTCGGTGACACCCCGTCGATCCTCAAGGACGTGCCGGACATCTCCGACGTCAAGGTCGTCCGCGGCCTGCTCGAGGTGCACGGCGTGCGCATCACCGACCCTGCACGAGGCGAGCTCATCCTCGACCCGGCCAACGTCGAGTCGGCGCACTTCGCCGAGATCGACGCACACGCCGGCTCGAGCCGCATCCCGATCCTGTTCTGCGGCCCGCTGCTGCACAAGCTCGGCGAGGCGTTCATCCCCGACCTCGGCGGCTGCCGCATCGGCGACCGTCCGATCGACTTCCACCTCGACGCCCTCCGCGCGATGGGCGCGGTCGTCGACAAGCAGGTCAACGGCATCCACCTGACCGCACCGGACGGGCTCAAGGGCGCGAAGATCGAGCTGCCGTACCCGAGCGTCGGCGCGACCGAGCAGGTCCTGCTCTCGTCGGTCCTCGCCGAGGGCGTCACCGAGCTGCGCAACGCCGCGATCGAGCCCGAGATCATGGACCTCATCGCGATCCTGCAGAAGATGGGCGCGATCGTCACGGTCGAGCCGAGTCGCACGATCTTCATCGAGGGCGTCGAGTCGCTCCGCGGCTACACGCACCGCGCGATCAACGACCGCAACGAGGCCGCGAGCTGGGCCTCCGCCGCGCTCGCCACGAACGGCGACATCTTCGTCGAGGGCGCCGACCAGCAGGACCTCATGACGTTCCTCAACGTCTTCCGCAAGGTCGGCGGCGGGTTCGACATCCAGGAGGACGGCATCCGCTTCTACCGCGAGCGCGAGGTCCTGCGCCCGGTCGTCGTCGAGACCGACGTCCACCCCGGCTTCATGACCGACTGGCAGCAGCCGCTCGTCGTGGCGCTCACCCAGGCCGAGGGCACGAGCGTCGTGCACGAGACCGTGTACGAGAACCGCTTCGGCTTCACCGACGCGCTCAACGAGATGGGCGCCGACATCGTCGTCCACAAGGAGGGGCTGCCCGGTCACGACCGTCGCGTCGCCCGCCGCCCGTTCGAGCAGGCCGCGGTCATCACCGGCCCGACCACGCTGCACGCCGCGAACGTCCGCGTGCCCGACCTGCGCGGCGGCTTCAGCCACCTCATCGCGGCGCTCACCGCCGAGGGCGAGTCGCACATCACCAACGTCGGCATCATCAGCCGCGGCTACGAGCACTTCATCCCGAAGCTGCGCAAGCTCGGGGCCGACTTCGACTTCGCGGGCTAG
- the leuD gene encoding 3-isopropylmalate dehydratase small subunit, which yields MDKISTVTGIAAPLQRSNVDTDQIIPAVYLKRVTKTGFEDALFSGWRQDPEFVLNQPAFQGAKVLVAGPDFGTGSSREHAVWALRDFGFQVVVSPRFADIFKGNAGKQGLVTAIVTEPDVERIWAEIAATPGIEATVDLVTQRVSIGAVDVPFEIDAYTRWRLMEGLDDIGLTLRDESSITEFESRRSRWRPKTLPVK from the coding sequence ATGGACAAGATCTCCACCGTCACCGGGATCGCCGCACCCCTGCAGCGCTCGAACGTCGACACCGACCAGATCATCCCGGCGGTCTACCTCAAGCGCGTCACGAAGACCGGCTTCGAGGACGCCCTGTTCTCCGGGTGGCGCCAGGACCCCGAATTCGTGCTCAACCAGCCGGCCTTCCAGGGCGCGAAGGTGCTCGTCGCCGGGCCCGACTTCGGCACCGGGTCGAGCCGCGAGCACGCCGTCTGGGCGCTCCGCGACTTCGGCTTCCAGGTCGTGGTCTCACCCCGTTTCGCGGACATCTTCAAGGGCAACGCCGGCAAGCAGGGACTCGTCACGGCGATCGTGACCGAGCCCGACGTGGAGCGGATCTGGGCCGAGATCGCCGCCACGCCGGGGATCGAGGCGACGGTCGACCTGGTCACCCAGCGCGTGTCGATCGGCGCGGTGGACGTGCCCTTCGAGATCGACGCCTACACTCGTTGGCGGTTGATGGAAGGGCTCGACGACATCGGGCTCACCCTCCGTGACGAGTCCTCGATCACGGAGTTCGAATCCCGCCGCTCCCGATGGCGGCCGAAGACATTGCCGGTGAAGTAG
- the leuC gene encoding 3-isopropylmalate dehydratase large subunit: MGKTLAEKVWDDHVVVKGEDGNPDLLYIDLHLVHEVTSPQAFDGLRQAGRPVRRLDLTIATEDHNTPTLAIDRPIADPTSRTQIETLRRNCAEFGVRLHSLGDEEQGIVHVVGPQLGLTMPGITVVCGDSHTSTHGAFGAMAFGIGTSEVEHVLATQTLPLKPFKTMAITVEGTLRPGVTAKDIILAVIAKIGTGGGQGYVLEYRGSAIRALSMEGRMTICNMSIEAGARAGMVAPDQTTYDYVQGRDHAPTGQDWDDAVAYWDTLATDDDAVFDAEVFIDADELEPFVTWGTNPGQGVSLSESVPSPDDYSDPNDQAAARRALEYMDLAAGTPMKDIAVDAVFMGSCTNSRIEDLRAFASVIRGRKKADGVRVMVVPGSARVRLEAEAEGLDRVFTDFGAEWRFAGCSMCLGMNPDQLAPGERCASTSNRNFEGRQGKGGRTHLVSPLVAAATAVRGTLSSPWDLETDDALASVTDAETAARAEGVN; this comes from the coding sequence ATGGGAAAGACGCTCGCCGAGAAGGTGTGGGACGACCACGTCGTGGTCAAGGGCGAGGACGGGAACCCGGACCTCCTCTACATCGACCTCCACCTCGTGCACGAGGTCACGAGTCCGCAGGCCTTCGACGGGCTGCGCCAGGCCGGCCGCCCGGTCCGACGCCTCGACCTGACGATCGCGACCGAGGACCACAACACGCCGACCCTCGCGATCGACCGCCCGATCGCCGACCCGACGAGCCGCACCCAGATCGAGACCCTGCGCCGCAACTGCGCGGAGTTCGGGGTCCGCCTGCACTCGCTGGGCGACGAGGAGCAGGGCATCGTCCACGTGGTCGGCCCGCAGCTCGGCCTGACCATGCCCGGCATCACGGTCGTCTGCGGCGACTCGCACACGAGCACCCACGGCGCGTTCGGCGCGATGGCGTTCGGCATCGGCACCTCCGAGGTCGAGCACGTCCTCGCCACGCAGACCCTGCCGCTCAAGCCCTTCAAGACGATGGCGATCACGGTCGAGGGCACCCTGCGTCCCGGGGTCACGGCGAAGGACATCATCCTGGCGGTCATCGCGAAGATCGGCACCGGCGGCGGGCAGGGCTACGTGCTCGAGTACCGCGGGTCGGCGATCCGGGCGCTCTCGATGGAGGGCCGCATGACCATCTGCAACATGTCGATCGAGGCCGGTGCCCGCGCCGGCATGGTCGCCCCCGACCAGACCACCTACGACTACGTCCAGGGCCGCGACCACGCCCCGACGGGCCAGGACTGGGACGACGCCGTCGCCTACTGGGACACCCTGGCGACCGACGACGACGCGGTCTTCGACGCCGAGGTGTTCATCGACGCCGACGAGCTCGAGCCGTTCGTCACCTGGGGCACGAACCCCGGCCAGGGCGTCTCGCTGTCCGAGTCGGTGCCCTCGCCCGACGACTACAGCGACCCGAACGACCAGGCCGCCGCCCGGCGCGCGCTCGAGTACATGGACCTGGCCGCCGGCACGCCGATGAAGGACATCGCCGTCGACGCCGTGTTCATGGGCTCGTGCACGAACTCCCGCATCGAGGACCTTCGCGCCTTCGCGTCGGTGATCCGCGGCCGGAAGAAGGCCGACGGCGTCCGCGTGATGGTCGTGCCGGGGTCCGCCCGGGTGCGGCTCGAGGCCGAGGCCGAGGGGCTGGACCGCGTGTTCACGGACTTCGGCGCCGAGTGGCGGTTCGCCGGCTGCTCGATGTGCCTCGGCATGAACCCCGACCAGCTCGCGCCGGGGGAGCGGTGCGCGAGCACCTCGAACCGGAACTTCGAGGGCCGCCAGGGCAAGGGCGGCCGCACCCACCTCGTGTCGCCGCTCGTCGCCGCCGCGACCGCGGTGCGCGGGACCCTCTCCAGCCCGTGGGACCTGGAGACCGACGACGCCCTGGCGTCCGTGACCGATGCCGAGACCGCCGCACGCGCCGAAGGAGTCAACTGA
- a CDS encoding FUSC family protein: protein MTTPAHSTRTTNLEGAARAAIAGGVPLALLIALGMPGYAAFAMFAGFTAIFGATEPYRQRMVTTGVAGALQAACMAAGLAVSLSGGALWLQAVGLVVVLVVAIGTLSTLQTIPAQPIFPVFAFCVSALVPVRPADLPLVATIIVCSVAWAWLVAMSGAVVRLVLHPRAPHVFRPIAPRKHRTTAVLRTAALWETVALNVVGALVAGALAEAVAGLGHPYWAVIAVVSTLPAIRQRHTVARAAQRVVSTVGGTVVAVGILLLEPSAWWIVVIAVVGQFFAEIFVARHYAVTLLFLTPLALAVSWLSLPEAPELLALDRIAQTTLGAVVSVALLVVGRAVERRRGRALGATSAIRTV from the coding sequence ATGACGACGCCTGCGCACTCGACCCGGACCACCAACCTCGAGGGCGCAGCCCGTGCCGCGATCGCCGGCGGCGTGCCCCTCGCACTGCTCATCGCGCTCGGGATGCCCGGGTACGCGGCCTTCGCGATGTTCGCCGGGTTCACCGCGATCTTCGGGGCGACCGAGCCCTACCGGCAGCGCATGGTGACGACGGGTGTCGCGGGTGCCCTGCAGGCGGCGTGCATGGCGGCGGGCTTGGCGGTGTCGCTGTCGGGCGGCGCGCTCTGGCTGCAGGCGGTCGGACTCGTGGTCGTCCTCGTGGTCGCGATCGGCACCCTGAGCACGCTGCAGACGATCCCCGCGCAGCCGATCTTCCCGGTGTTCGCGTTCTGCGTCTCGGCGCTCGTGCCGGTCCGCCCCGCCGACCTGCCGCTCGTCGCGACGATCATCGTCTGCTCGGTCGCCTGGGCGTGGCTCGTCGCGATGTCGGGCGCGGTGGTCCGGCTCGTGCTGCACCCTCGCGCGCCGCACGTGTTCCGGCCGATCGCGCCGCGCAAGCACCGGACCACCGCCGTGCTGCGGACGGCGGCGCTGTGGGAGACCGTCGCGCTCAACGTCGTCGGGGCGCTCGTCGCCGGGGCGCTCGCCGAGGCGGTCGCCGGCCTCGGGCACCCCTACTGGGCGGTGATCGCGGTGGTGTCGACCCTCCCGGCGATCCGGCAGCGGCACACCGTCGCGCGCGCGGCCCAGCGTGTCGTCAGCACGGTCGGCGGGACCGTGGTGGCCGTCGGCATCCTGCTGCTCGAGCCCTCGGCCTGGTGGATCGTCGTGATCGCGGTCGTCGGGCAGTTCTTCGCGGAGATCTTCGTCGCGCGGCACTACGCCGTGACGCTGCTGTTCCTCACGCCGCTCGCGCTCGCGGTGTCGTGGCTGAGCCTGCCGGAGGCGCCGGAGCTGCTCGCGCTCGACCGGATCGCGCAGACGACGCTCGGTGCGGTCGTGAGCGTGGCGCTGCTCGTCGTCGGGCGTGCGGTGGAGCGGCGGCGGGGCCGGGCGCTCGGTGCGACGAGCGCGATCCGCACGGTCTGA
- a CDS encoding histidine phosphatase family protein, with amino-acid sequence MTSERPGELVLVRHGETEWSKSGQHTGRTDIPLTDHGVEQAERAGRYLADREFALALSSPLQRARETARLVGVDPELDEDLYEWDYGAYEGLTTPQIKVQRHGPWDLWTDGVPAGDTPGENAAEVRVRVERVLNRVRPVLAEGDDAIVVAHGHVLRALGAAWIRLAPQDGAVLKLGTATISSLGYEHGRPVIDSWNIAPRD; translated from the coding sequence ATGACCTCGGAACGCCCCGGCGAACTCGTCCTCGTCCGCCACGGAGAGACGGAGTGGTCGAAGAGCGGTCAGCACACCGGCCGCACCGACATCCCGCTCACCGACCACGGCGTCGAGCAGGCGGAACGCGCGGGCCGGTACCTCGCCGACCGGGAGTTCGCGCTCGCCCTGTCCAGCCCGCTGCAGCGCGCCCGCGAGACCGCACGGCTCGTCGGCGTCGACCCCGAGCTCGACGAGGACCTGTACGAGTGGGACTACGGCGCGTACGAGGGCCTCACCACCCCGCAGATCAAGGTGCAGCGGCACGGGCCGTGGGACCTCTGGACCGACGGCGTGCCCGCCGGTGACACCCCGGGGGAGAACGCCGCCGAGGTCCGCGTCCGCGTCGAGCGGGTCCTGAACCGCGTCCGTCCGGTGCTCGCCGAGGGCGACGACGCGATCGTGGTCGCCCACGGGCACGTGCTCCGCGCACTCGGTGCCGCCTGGATCCGGCTCGCCCCGCAGGACGGCGCCGTGCTCAAGCTCGGCACCGCGACGATCAGCTCGCTCGGCTACGAGCACGGCCGCCCGGTGATCGACTCCTGGAACATCGCCCCGCGCGACTGA
- the crcB gene encoding fluoride efflux transporter CrcB, with amino-acid sequence MTPLALLLVSLGGGVGAALRFWLDGAVKGRTARTAAAWFPLGTLVINVTGSFVLGVVTGLGEAGTLGPSAVAVLGTGMMGGYTTFSTASTETVQLFRSGRTGAAVLYGLGMLVVSVGAAALGLTLGRNT; translated from the coding sequence ATGACCCCGCTCGCCCTCCTGCTGGTCTCCCTCGGCGGTGGGGTCGGGGCCGCGCTGCGGTTCTGGCTCGACGGCGCCGTGAAGGGCCGCACCGCCCGGACCGCCGCCGCCTGGTTCCCGCTCGGCACCCTCGTCATCAACGTGACCGGGTCGTTCGTCCTCGGCGTCGTCACCGGGCTCGGCGAGGCCGGGACGCTCGGCCCCTCCGCGGTCGCCGTCCTCGGGACGGGCATGATGGGGGGCTACACGACGTTCTCGACGGCGAGCACCGAGACCGTCCAGCTGTTCCGGTCCGGGAGGACCGGTGCCGCCGTGCTGTACGGCCTCGGGATGCTCGTCGTCTCGGTCGGCGCCGCCGCGCTCGGCCTCACCCTCGGAAGGAACACATGA